From one Bacteroidota bacterium genomic stretch:
- a CDS encoding polysaccharide biosynthesis tyrosine autokinase codes for MAKKKISPINEEFDFKLLITIARKSTMWFALFVLTAILTALLILRYTAPVYEASSIIQLSEQDNARSVLNETTVKRFGEQNNKLASSIELIRSKVILERVLKRLPFEVSYYSKGEILTNELYKISPFSVEIRVKDSSILEEPILIEFKSENSFSVVYPFSSSKITATQEFKENQWVSTDELDFKIDILDYTTIQTLQKDLTSDAIFFKINSLTVVADQIIKELVVTPLNSEAKTIQIKLKDKNQQKATDIVNGIAAEFNKYDLEKNSEVADKILDFIDNTIAAINIQLSNSENSLENFKKENKIINPDLNAGSILSQLDQIQNELYSIDYQISLFENIRKDVRANNDIGKFLLSLAGRTDDSQITAQLNRLQELIDQRDQLRQQATENSEVFKSLSVKLKNQQDLLERTLLNEEAELKAKKEIRKQENRKIESKLGLIPQQQAEYGRLQRLFTINEKFYSMLLEKKAEFSITRAGYVPQHIILQEAKLTGVPVYPNRPLVLSACLIIGFIAGFILIITRYLIYNEINALEEVGQYTDAALLGIIPKYKREIPISQLLVDKNPKSVISEAFRSVRTNLQFISSTEGAKIIAVTSTISGEGKTFNAINLAGVIAFSGLRVVILDLDMRKPKIHLGFNVENNHGISTLLIGRDTPEKCILKSSLANLDFITAGPIPPNPAELIINPKMDALLEHLKALYDVIIIDLPPVGIVSDGVPMMQKADYPLYILRANYSKKMFIAQINKLITENKVNNLSIILNGVEMSRLKYGYGYGYSYGYGYGYGYSYGYGYYEDDNEPKNLFEKVRHFFNVKKS; via the coding sequence ATGGCAAAAAAGAAAATATCGCCGATCAACGAAGAGTTTGATTTTAAACTCCTCATTACCATCGCAAGAAAAAGCACCATGTGGTTTGCTCTTTTCGTTCTTACTGCCATACTCACAGCTCTTCTGATTTTACGGTACACAGCTCCTGTCTATGAAGCCAGTTCCATCATTCAGTTATCGGAGCAGGATAATGCACGAAGTGTTCTCAATGAGACAACGGTTAAACGGTTTGGTGAACAAAACAACAAACTGGCTTCGAGTATTGAATTGATCCGATCAAAAGTGATTTTGGAACGCGTATTAAAACGACTTCCTTTTGAAGTAAGCTATTATTCTAAAGGCGAGATCCTCACGAATGAGCTCTATAAAATCTCACCCTTCTCTGTAGAAATCAGAGTAAAGGATAGTTCTATCCTTGAAGAACCCATTCTTATTGAGTTTAAATCCGAAAACAGCTTTTCTGTTGTATATCCATTTTCTTCTTCGAAGATTACGGCCACCCAGGAATTTAAGGAGAATCAATGGGTATCTACCGATGAATTGGACTTTAAAATTGATATTCTCGATTATACCACTATTCAAACATTACAGAAAGATCTTACCAGCGATGCGATATTTTTTAAGATAAACAGTTTAACCGTTGTTGCTGATCAAATCATTAAAGAACTGGTTGTTACTCCCCTAAATTCAGAAGCGAAAACGATCCAGATTAAATTAAAAGATAAAAACCAACAAAAAGCGACTGATATCGTGAATGGTATCGCAGCAGAATTTAATAAATATGATTTGGAGAAGAACTCTGAAGTCGCTGATAAAATCCTTGACTTTATAGATAACACCATTGCTGCAATCAATATCCAGTTAAGCAATTCTGAAAATTCGCTGGAAAATTTTAAGAAAGAAAATAAAATCATTAATCCTGACCTGAATGCCGGATCAATTTTATCCCAACTTGATCAAATACAAAACGAGTTGTATTCCATAGACTATCAAATTAGTCTCTTTGAAAATATCCGAAAAGATGTAAGAGCGAACAATGATATTGGAAAATTTTTACTTTCATTGGCAGGAAGAACGGATGATAGTCAAATTACGGCTCAATTGAATCGCCTGCAGGAACTCATCGATCAAAGAGATCAATTGCGACAGCAGGCAACTGAAAACAGTGAAGTCTTCAAATCACTTTCTGTAAAATTAAAAAACCAGCAAGATCTTCTGGAACGGACACTGCTCAATGAAGAAGCTGAATTGAAAGCCAAGAAAGAAATCAGAAAGCAGGAGAATAGAAAAATTGAATCTAAACTCGGTTTAATTCCTCAGCAGCAAGCCGAGTACGGAAGACTGCAACGCCTTTTTACAATCAATGAAAAATTTTATTCAATGCTTCTTGAAAAGAAAGCTGAGTTTTCAATTACCCGCGCAGGATATGTCCCCCAACATATAATTTTACAAGAAGCTAAATTAACCGGCGTTCCTGTTTACCCGAATCGTCCACTTGTACTCAGTGCCTGCCTGATCATTGGTTTTATTGCCGGATTCATATTGATCATTACCCGTTACCTGATCTACAATGAAATCAACGCGCTCGAAGAAGTAGGTCAATATACTGATGCAGCTCTTTTGGGTATCATTCCAAAATACAAGCGTGAAATTCCGATTTCGCAGTTGCTGGTTGATAAAAATCCAAAATCGGTTATCTCTGAAGCATTCAGATCCGTTAGAACAAATCTTCAGTTTATTTCAAGTACGGAAGGTGCAAAAATCATTGCAGTAACTTCCACCATTTCCGGAGAAGGAAAAACTTTTAATGCTATTAATTTAGCCGGTGTAATTGCCTTTTCAGGTCTGAGAGTCGTTATTCTTGACCTTGACATGAGAAAACCAAAGATCCATTTGGGTTTTAACGTTGAAAACAATCATGGTATAAGTACCCTGCTAATCGGAAGAGACACCCCTGAAAAATGTATATTAAAAAGTTCATTGGCTAATCTCGATTTTATTACAGCCGGACCTATTCCACCCAATCCAGCAGAATTAATTATTAATCCGAAAATGGATGCCTTACTGGAACATCTGAAAGCCCTTTACGATGTCATTATCATTGACCTTCCGCCGGTAGGTATTGTGAGCGATGGTGTTCCGATGATGCAAAAGGCCGATTATCCTTTATACATCCTAAGGGCTAATTATTCAAAGAAAATGTTTATTGCGCAAATCAATAAACTCATCACAGAAAATAAAGTAAATAATCTATCCATCATTCTAAATGGTGTAGAAATGTCCAGGTTGAAATACGGATATGGATATGGTTA
- a CDS encoding polysaccharide biosynthesis/export family protein yields MRISLRLLAAASLLFIISSCNINPSVMFKVPKDYNYSNDQTIGNIEYRISPNDIIGFNVYTNDGFKLVDLTTSAISASSPMSNNPGTNQTQFLVEPDGQIKLPIIGKIKISGFTVREAEKVLEQQYATFYNKPFVMIRVMNRRVLVFPGTGGSGRTVNLDNENMHLIEALALAGGLTNTGKAYKIKLIRGDLRNPKVMLIDLSTIEGMQQSNLLLQANDIIYVEPVPRISQEILQQIAPIVGIITSLTLLYQIADGFRTP; encoded by the coding sequence ATGAGAATTAGCCTACGCTTGTTAGCAGCCGCTTCCCTATTGTTCATTATTAGTTCCTGCAACATCAACCCCAGTGTGATGTTCAAAGTGCCCAAAGACTACAATTACTCCAATGACCAAACTATTGGAAATATTGAGTACCGCATTTCCCCAAATGACATCATTGGCTTTAATGTTTACACCAATGATGGCTTCAAACTGGTTGATCTTACCACATCTGCCATCTCTGCCTCTTCACCGATGTCGAACAATCCCGGCACCAATCAAACTCAGTTTTTAGTAGAACCGGACGGTCAAATTAAACTTCCCATCATCGGGAAAATAAAAATTTCAGGATTTACAGTTCGTGAAGCTGAGAAAGTGCTGGAACAACAGTACGCTACCTTTTACAACAAGCCCTTTGTCATGATCAGGGTGATGAACCGCCGGGTACTTGTCTTCCCCGGAACGGGCGGTAGTGGAAGAACAGTAAATCTCGACAACGAAAACATGCATCTGATAGAAGCCTTAGCCCTGGCCGGCGGACTTACCAATACCGGAAAAGCTTATAAAATTAAATTGATCAGAGGGGATCTGAGAAACCCTAAAGTAATGCTTATCGACCTTTCGACAATTGAAGGTATGCAACAAAGCAACTTGCTTTTGCAAGCCAATGATATCATCTATGTAGAACCTGTGCCAAGAATATCTCAGGAAATACTGCAGCAAATTGCACCCATTGTGGGAATCATCACCAGCCTGACGCTACTCTACCAGATCGCAGACGGTTTTAGAACCCCATAA
- a CDS encoding glycosyltransferase, producing the protein MPKVLRIINRLNLGGPTYNAAYLSSYLSPEFETMLVAGMRDESEESSEFILDRMQLSPYYIHTMRREINFTDDRKAFTDIKNIIKNFKPDIVHTHAAKAGTLGRIAAYQLGVPIILHTFHGHVFHSYFNPAKTNIFIGIEKMMARLSTGIIAISEKQKQELSEQYNICKPEKIKTIPLGFDLSRFSLNQDFLRKEFRKKYHLSEDTLAVGIIGRLVPIKNHPLFIHAWKNLVNIYGKKIHAFIIGDGEDRAALEQLCKSIGLIYNTPEKNHSNASLTFTSWILEIETALAGIDIVALSSNNEGTPVSLIEAQAAGKPIVSTDAGALRDTIIPNETALIVPTGDEEAFTQSLSRLIADEQLRKRMSALGPEFASGKFGVERLVSDVRNYYNELLQRESIPSKGLYLPERPSIGEHPITVDSTAGKYPEIVTPVIIRNVKPRYKVLQIVNRLNLGGITYNAASIAARLRPEFETMIVAGIKEDSEESSEFMLENLGLEPVYIPDMMRELNFLKDRKAFLHLTKIIRDFKPDIVHTHAAKAGMVGRIAAWKANVPVIVHTFHGHVFHSYFGSTKTKMILEMERFLGKISSGIIAISENQKHELCDIYKIAPSSKVHIVELGYDLAPFHTDKEIKRREFRNRFSIDDDTVAIGIIGRIVPIKNLKLFIQGWHNVYINKKVKIKGLIIGDGEQRAEMQEFCEQSGIAYSCPEKPDPEAGLIFTSWIFEADKAMCGIDIIALTSLNEGTPASLIEAQAAGVPIISTNVGGVQNIVIPDVTAILVPTNDLIAFTRALDRLVNDEQLRYKMSLSGPAFTQSRFNYDRLTSDIRTLYHSLLKKH; encoded by the coding sequence ATGCCAAAAGTACTCCGTATAATAAATAGATTAAATCTGGGTGGACCCACCTACAATGCGGCCTACCTCTCCTCCTATCTTTCTCCGGAGTTTGAAACCATGTTAGTGGCAGGGATGAGAGATGAATCAGAGGAAAGTTCTGAATTTATTCTTGACCGGATGCAACTCAGTCCTTATTATATCCATACCATGAGGAGGGAAATTAATTTCACGGACGACAGGAAGGCCTTTACTGACATTAAAAATATCATTAAAAATTTCAAACCCGATATTGTTCATACACATGCTGCCAAGGCCGGGACATTGGGTAGAATAGCTGCATACCAATTGGGTGTACCCATCATTTTACATACTTTTCACGGACACGTTTTCCATAGTTATTTCAATCCTGCTAAGACCAACATATTCATAGGTATTGAAAAAATGATGGCCAGGCTCAGCACCGGTATTATCGCCATCAGTGAAAAACAAAAGCAAGAGTTAAGCGAGCAATATAATATATGCAAACCTGAAAAGATCAAAACCATTCCACTCGGTTTTGACTTAAGCCGTTTTTCCCTTAATCAAGATTTCTTAAGGAAAGAATTTCGTAAAAAATACCATCTTTCCGAAGACACCCTGGCGGTCGGAATTATTGGAAGGTTGGTGCCCATTAAAAACCATCCTCTTTTCATTCACGCCTGGAAAAATCTGGTAAACATTTATGGGAAAAAGATCCATGCTTTTATCATTGGAGATGGAGAGGACAGAGCAGCACTTGAGCAACTTTGCAAGTCTATTGGTCTGATTTACAATACTCCCGAGAAAAATCATTCCAATGCCAGCCTTACTTTCACCAGTTGGATACTTGAAATAGAAACGGCCTTAGCAGGAATTGATATTGTAGCTCTCAGTTCAAATAACGAAGGAACTCCGGTAAGTTTAATTGAAGCGCAGGCAGCAGGAAAACCTATAGTCAGCACGGATGCCGGTGCTTTACGGGACACCATTATTCCCAATGAAACAGCATTAATTGTTCCTACCGGCGACGAAGAGGCCTTTACGCAGAGTTTATCCAGACTTATTGCTGATGAGCAACTCCGAAAAAGGATGAGCGCATTAGGTCCTGAATTTGCATCGGGGAAATTTGGTGTGGAGCGATTAGTATCAGACGTACGAAACTATTACAATGAACTTCTCCAACGGGAATCCATTCCATCAAAAGGTCTTTACCTACCCGAAAGGCCTTCTATCGGCGAACATCCTATAACTGTCGATTCAACGGCAGGAAAATATCCTGAAATTGTTACGCCGGTAATAATTCGGAATGTTAAACCAAGGTATAAAGTTCTGCAAATTGTGAACAGACTTAATCTTGGTGGTATTACTTACAATGCTGCGAGTATTGCTGCCCGTTTGCGACCTGAATTTGAAACGATGATTGTAGCGGGTATAAAAGAAGATTCAGAGGAAAGCTCAGAGTTCATGTTGGAAAACCTTGGACTGGAGCCGGTATATATTCCGGATATGATGCGGGAATTAAACTTTCTGAAAGACAGAAAGGCCTTCCTCCATCTCACAAAAATCATCCGGGACTTTAAGCCTGACATCGTACATACACATGCAGCTAAAGCGGGAATGGTTGGAAGAATTGCTGCCTGGAAAGCGAATGTACCTGTAATTGTGCATACTTTTCACGGACACGTGTTTCACAGTTATTTCGGGAGCACCAAAACAAAAATGATCTTAGAAATGGAACGTTTTCTTGGGAAAATCAGTTCCGGTATTATTGCCATCAGTGAAAATCAAAAACATGAGCTTTGCGACATCTATAAAATTGCACCAAGTTCTAAAGTACATATTGTAGAGCTTGGATATGATCTGGCGCCCTTTCATACGGATAAGGAAATTAAACGCCGGGAATTCAGAAATCGTTTCAGCATTGACGATGATACCGTAGCCATTGGTATAATAGGAAGGATTGTACCCATCAAAAACCTAAAACTTTTCATTCAGGGTTGGCACAATGTCTACATAAACAAAAAAGTTAAAATAAAGGGACTCATCATCGGGGATGGGGAACAAAGAGCAGAAATGCAAGAGTTTTGCGAGCAGTCAGGTATAGCCTATTCCTGCCCCGAAAAACCAGACCCTGAGGCCGGATTAATTTTCACCTCCTGGATCTTTGAAGCAGACAAAGCCATGTGCGGAATAGATATTATAGCATTGACTTCATTGAATGAAGGAACTCCCGCAAGTTTAATAGAAGCACAAGCTGCAGGAGTACCTATCATTTCAACCAATGTAGGTGGCGTTCAAAATATTGTTATTCCCGACGTTACAGCTATTCTCGTACCCACTAACGACCTTATTGCCTTTACCAGGGCTCTGGACAGACTGGTGAATGATGAACAATTGAGGTATAAAATGAGTTTATCAGGGCCCGCATTTACTCAGTCAAGATTTAATTATGACCGATTAACTTCTGACATAAGGACCCTTTATCACTCACTATTGAAGAAACACTGA
- the asnB gene encoding asparagine synthase (glutamine-hydrolyzing), protein MCGILGLYSINQQEGDSQIRFTEALKSMVHRGPDDYGIYKHERITLGHRRLSIIDLSNSAHQPMHDPEKRYTIVFNGEIFNFRELRNELIADGRSFHSSSDTEVLLQLYIKYEEKCLSKLNGFFAFSIYDHVKQTLFIARDRYGIKPLYYYFDHQQFIFSSEIQSLKMLGIPAEIDYNSLLLYFQLNYIPVPYSIYRDVYKLQPGHYILLQTGNGKYPPEEITEKGWYEIPYTTDHQYSESNYQESCTRLFNLMDAAVERRLISDVPLGAFLSGGVDSSIITALAARHTKELHTYSIGFKDEPAFDETVYSQMVANHCNTKHTAFILQDDELVGALPEMSRHFDEPFADSSALAVYILSKETRKHVTVSLSGDGSDELFGGYRKHRAEWLIQKYKLTGKFAPLISFGLKAFSGSRQSKLGNKLRQLHRFAEGAVLSTQERYWRWCAINSEENAFRLLHPELQKHLIQEDKRRKNQLTQYCKGDYDFNKILLNDCKLVLPGDMLTKVDLMSMANSLEVRVPFLDVEVVDFAFSLPASFKINKTSQKRILRDSFGHLLPVEIFQRSKQGFEIPLSNWFKGSLNKEIKHVLADDKIRRQGIFNPQEVKNLLQLIDSKQQGEATARVWALLVFQYWWDKQQGN, encoded by the coding sequence ATGTGCGGCATACTAGGACTTTATTCAATAAACCAACAAGAAGGGGATTCCCAAATTCGGTTTACAGAAGCTTTGAAGTCAATGGTTCACCGCGGTCCTGACGACTATGGTATTTACAAGCATGAAAGAATAACACTAGGGCATAGGCGGTTGTCAATTATAGATTTAAGCAATTCCGCTCATCAGCCCATGCATGATCCGGAGAAGCGCTATACTATAGTCTTTAACGGTGAAATTTTTAATTTCAGGGAATTGAGAAATGAATTGATTGCAGATGGCCGGTCTTTTCATTCTTCCTCTGATACGGAAGTGCTTCTTCAACTTTATATAAAATATGAGGAAAAATGCCTCTCCAAACTTAACGGCTTTTTTGCCTTTAGTATTTATGATCATGTGAAGCAAACCCTCTTTATTGCCCGCGATCGTTACGGAATAAAGCCGCTATATTATTATTTCGACCATCAGCAGTTTATTTTTTCATCGGAAATCCAAAGTTTGAAAATGCTGGGGATTCCTGCAGAGATTGATTACAATAGTCTGCTGCTTTATTTTCAGTTGAATTACATTCCTGTACCCTATAGTATTTATCGTGATGTTTATAAACTTCAGCCGGGACATTATATTCTCCTTCAGACCGGAAATGGGAAATACCCTCCTGAAGAAATCACTGAAAAAGGCTGGTACGAGATCCCTTACACCACTGATCATCAATACTCTGAAAGCAATTATCAGGAAAGTTGTACACGATTATTCAACCTTATGGATGCGGCTGTTGAGAGAAGATTGATCAGCGATGTTCCACTAGGTGCTTTTTTGAGTGGCGGAGTAGATTCCTCTATTATTACCGCTTTGGCGGCAAGGCATACGAAGGAACTTCATACCTACTCTATCGGATTCAAGGATGAACCTGCCTTTGATGAAACAGTGTATAGTCAAATGGTTGCAAATCATTGCAATACAAAACATACCGCCTTTATTCTTCAGGATGATGAATTAGTAGGAGCTTTACCGGAGATGAGCCGACATTTTGATGAACCTTTTGCTGACTCTTCTGCATTAGCAGTTTATATACTGTCGAAGGAAACCAGAAAACATGTCACAGTTTCATTGAGTGGCGATGGAAGCGATGAACTTTTTGGAGGATACAGAAAACACAGAGCGGAATGGTTGATTCAAAAATATAAATTAACAGGAAAATTTGCACCTTTAATTTCCTTCGGGCTAAAAGCATTCAGTGGCTCAAGGCAAAGTAAATTAGGGAATAAGCTTCGACAATTGCACCGATTTGCAGAAGGAGCAGTGTTAAGTACACAAGAAAGATATTGGAGATGGTGCGCGATCAATAGCGAAGAAAATGCCTTCAGGTTATTGCATCCGGAGTTACAGAAACACCTGATTCAAGAAGACAAGAGAAGAAAGAACCAACTCACCCAATATTGCAAGGGAGATTATGATTTTAACAAAATACTCCTCAACGATTGTAAATTGGTTTTACCCGGGGATATGCTTACTAAAGTTGATCTCATGTCAATGGCCAATAGTCTCGAGGTAAGGGTTCCCTTTTTAGATGTTGAGGTAGTGGATTTTGCCTTTAGTCTACCGGCTTCCTTCAAAATAAATAAAACTTCTCAAAAAAGAATACTCCGGGATAGTTTCGGACATTTGTTACCGGTAGAGATCTTTCAACGGTCAAAGCAAGGATTTGAGATACCTCTTTCAAATTGGTTCAAGGGAAGCTTGAATAAAGAAATAAAGCATGTACTGGCCGATGATAAAATCAGAAGACAAGGAATTTTCAATCCACAAGAAGTAAAAAATCTATTGCAACTCATCGACAGTAAACAGCAGGGAGAGGCAACAGCCCGAGTATGGGCTCTTCTCGTATTTCAATATTGGTGGGACAAGCAGCAAGGAAATTAA
- the gldF gene encoding gliding motility-associated ABC transporter permease subunit GldF, translated as MFSLILKEINSFLNSLIGYIVIIVFLLTIGLFLWIFPDSAFNILESGYANLDPLFILTPWVYLLLVPAITMRLFSEEKKTGTIELLLTKPLTEMQIVGAKYLAGVILVLFSLLPTLVYYYSVRSISLPAGNIDSGAIWGSYIGLLLLGASFVAIGLFASSLADNQVVAFIIGFFLCLFFYKGFESIAALFGIGKLSTIVFGLGINAHYMSLSRGVVDTRDIVYFISIILFFLFLTRFITESRKW; from the coding sequence ATGTTTTCCCTGATCCTCAAGGAAATCAACAGTTTCCTGAATTCCCTCATCGGGTATATCGTGATAATTGTGTTCCTGCTGACCATCGGATTGTTCCTTTGGATCTTTCCTGACTCCGCGTTTAATATCCTGGAGTCGGGTTACGCTAACCTCGATCCCCTTTTTATTTTGACACCTTGGGTGTATCTCTTGTTGGTGCCGGCGATCACCATGCGATTGTTTTCAGAAGAAAAGAAAACCGGGACGATAGAGTTATTATTGACCAAGCCGCTTACAGAGATGCAAATCGTTGGAGCAAAATACCTGGCCGGAGTGATTCTGGTGTTATTCTCGCTATTACCGACGCTGGTTTATTATTATTCCGTCCGTAGCATCAGTTTGCCTGCAGGAAATATCGATTCCGGTGCTATCTGGGGTTCTTATATCGGACTCTTATTATTAGGTGCTTCTTTTGTCGCCATTGGATTATTTGCTTCTTCACTGGCCGATAATCAGGTGGTGGCCTTTATCATCGGATTTTTCCTCTGTTTGTTTTTTTACAAAGGTTTTGAGTCGATTGCAGCACTATTCGGAATAGGAAAATTGTCGACTATAGTTTTTGGATTAGGTATTAATGCGCATTACATGAGTTTGAGCAGAGGAGTGGTGGATACCCGTGATATCGTTTATTTTATAAGTATCATTTTGTTCTTTTTATTTCTGACCCGATTTATAACCGAAAGCAGGAAATGGTAA
- the gldG gene encoding gliding motility-associated ABC transporter substrate-binding protein GldG: MVKQSTPVKNYRAQAFLQMGLLAGILLFENSIASFVFTRFNLTDDKRFTLTEQSKNLVGGLKDVVYIKVYLEGDFSPGFSKLRNATKELLDELRIYSKGNLEYEFIDPSAHPDEKERKSIYAQLYQKGIQPTTLEERTKEGIKRTYIFPGALVSFANVEMPALLLKSQLGVSPELMLNNSIQNLEFEFCNVIRKVTNPARPAIAFLEGHGELDTSRVADLANELRASYELKRVVIGGRLDALKNFKALVIAKPDSAFDEKDKFVIDQFVMSGGKLVWLIDPMQVSMDSLQQRGEMIALARDLKLEDMLFRYGARVNYDLVQDLISSLIPVVTGMVGSQPKQELLPWYYFPVMSPRSKHPIVNNLNAVKGQFVSSIDPIDAPGITHTELLTTSQYTKLSPAPVRVSLGVMQYKPDPAMFPQKYVPVAMLLEGSFTSLYKNRIPPAIAESKEIGFKEKSVPSAMVVIGDGDIARNDMYKGSPVALGFDRYTNTSYGNKSFLLNVMDYLCDDAGLMEIRTKEFRLRQIDPAVTESDTQPLRVLNVSLPILIILLFVSRGYGSN, translated from the coding sequence ATGGTAAAGCAATCAACTCCTGTTAAAAATTATCGGGCGCAAGCCTTCCTGCAAATGGGATTACTTGCGGGTATTCTTCTCTTTGAAAATAGCATTGCATCCTTTGTTTTCACCCGCTTTAACCTAACCGATGATAAGCGATTTACGCTAACTGAACAAAGTAAAAATCTGGTTGGCGGTCTGAAAGATGTGGTCTACATTAAAGTATATCTGGAAGGAGATTTTTCTCCCGGTTTTTCGAAGCTGCGAAATGCCACGAAGGAGTTACTTGATGAGTTGCGCATTTATTCCAAAGGAAATCTGGAGTATGAATTCATCGATCCTTCCGCTCATCCCGATGAGAAAGAACGTAAATCCATCTATGCCCAGTTGTATCAAAAGGGCATTCAGCCCACCACATTGGAAGAACGCACGAAGGAAGGTATTAAAAGAACCTATATTTTCCCGGGAGCGCTGGTGAGTTTTGCGAATGTGGAGATGCCCGCGCTGTTATTAAAAAGTCAGCTGGGAGTGTCGCCGGAGTTGATGTTGAATAATTCAATTCAGAACCTGGAGTTCGAGTTTTGTAATGTGATCCGAAAAGTCACGAACCCTGCCCGTCCGGCAATTGCTTTTCTTGAAGGACATGGCGAACTGGATACCTCTCGCGTTGCCGACTTAGCCAATGAATTAAGAGCATCTTATGAATTAAAGCGGGTGGTGATTGGCGGACGTCTGGATGCCTTAAAAAATTTCAAAGCCCTGGTTATTGCTAAGCCGGATAGTGCGTTTGATGAGAAGGATAAATTTGTGATTGATCAGTTTGTAATGTCTGGCGGAAAACTCGTCTGGCTGATTGATCCGATGCAGGTTTCCATGGATAGTTTGCAGCAGCGGGGTGAGATGATTGCATTGGCCAGAGATTTGAAACTGGAAGATATGCTCTTTCGCTATGGTGCGCGTGTGAATTATGATCTTGTGCAGGATTTGATCTCTTCATTAATTCCTGTCGTTACAGGGATGGTGGGAAGTCAACCTAAACAAGAACTTTTACCCTGGTATTATTTTCCGGTGATGTCACCTCGCTCAAAACATCCTATTGTGAATAATCTGAACGCGGTGAAAGGGCAGTTTGTAAGCAGCATTGATCCTATTGACGCTCCCGGAATTACACATACAGAGTTGTTAACAACCTCTCAGTATACCAAACTCAGTCCGGCACCGGTTCGCGTCAGCCTCGGTGTGATGCAATATAAGCCTGATCCTGCCATGTTCCCCCAGAAATATGTTCCGGTTGCCATGTTGCTGGAAGGGAGCTTTACTTCCTTGTATAAAAACCGGATTCCTCCAGCCATTGCAGAAAGCAAGGAAATTGGATTTAAGGAGAAGAGTGTTCCTTCGGCGATGGTGGTGATAGGAGATGGTGATATCGCCCGAAATGATATGTATAAAGGGAGTCCGGTGGCGCTGGGATTTGACCGTTATACAAATACGTCTTATGGCAATAAATCCTTCCTTTTGAACGTAATGGATTATCTCTGTGATGATGCAGGACTCATGGAAATCCGTACCAAGGAATTTCGTCTCCGTCAAATCGACCCTGCTGTTACGGAGTCCGATACTCAACCACTTCGTGTACTCAATGTGTCGCTACCTATTCTGATAATACTCTTATTTGTCAGTCGCGGATACGGCAGTAATTGA
- a CDS encoding DUF4340 domain-containing protein — MSVADTAVIDKIFLADKDGHSATITRVNPDTWLVNNKYIARKDAVDNLLYTIKAVEVRSPVGKNLYNNTMKLMAAKSVKIEIYEGQKILKTYYVGHPTMDNLGTFMYLENSTVPFITHISGFNGFLSSRYISNEAEWRDKAIFRIDPRTITDVLVRDFLRPHRSFELKRQADSSYTVTKLEDKTPVKPLDVTKVRTFLSAFRDTYFERLDHAISKKVRDSVLAAGSFSEIRVRMEDGKEKMLTCFRKPVSQGSRLQIDFEGKDLPFDYDRFYAIMTGDTSMLVCQYFHFDRIFKDPRNFLPGKDIVPAQQRFE; from the coding sequence TTGTCAGTCGCGGATACGGCAGTAATTGACAAGATTTTTTTAGCTGATAAAGATGGTCATAGTGCAACAATCACCCGGGTCAATCCGGATACATGGCTGGTAAATAATAAGTACATCGCCCGTAAAGATGCAGTTGATAATTTGCTGTATACCATCAAAGCGGTGGAAGTGAGGAGTCCGGTGGGTAAAAATCTTTATAATAATACGATGAAGTTAATGGCTGCAAAGTCGGTTAAAATTGAGATTTATGAAGGGCAGAAAATACTTAAAACGTATTATGTAGGACATCCCACCATGGACAATCTGGGTACATTTATGTATCTGGAAAATTCCACAGTTCCCTTCATCACACATATTTCCGGTTTCAATGGTTTTTTGAGCAGCCGGTATATTTCCAATGAAGCCGAATGGCGGGATAAAGCCATTTTCCGAATTGATCCCCGTACCATTACCGATGTTTTAGTTCGTGATTTTTTGCGCCCGCACCGTTCATTTGAACTTAAAAGACAGGCCGATTCCAGCTATACCGTTACGAAGCTGGAAGATAAGACTCCAGTAAAACCGCTTGATGTCACGAAGGTGAGAACTTTTCTTTCTGCTTTCAGGGATACCTATTTTGAACGGTTGGATCATGCGATTTCGAAAAAAGTGCGTGATTCGGTGCTGGCAGCCGGTTCCTTCTCCGAAATCCGGGTCCGTATGGAAGATGGTAAGGAAAAGATGCTCACCTGTTTCCGTAAACCGGTGTCTCAGGGGTCACGCTTACAAATTGATTTTGAGGGCAAAGACCTTCCTTTTGACTACGATCGATTCTATGCAATAATGACCGGAGATACTTCCATGCTGGTTTGCCAATATTTTCATTTCGATCGGATTTTTAAAGATCCACGGAACTTTTTGCCCGGAAAAGATATAGTTCCGGCACAGCAGCGATTTGAATAG